The genomic window GGCGATGCGGATGGCGCGGCGGCATCGGCGCCCTGAGGCGCGCGGTCGGCCGCGGTGCGTTTGATTTCTTCGATCGACTCCGCGGCCCAGGCCGATTGCACGGGGTCCGTCGAAAGTTCCACAACCTTCCGGAAGTGCTCCGTCGCCGCGTCGAAGTCGGCGGCGTTCATCGCCGCCTTGCCGTATTCGACGTGGATCGACGCCAGATGTTCGGGGCTGTCGGCGAACATTTTTTCCATCGTCGCGATCAGCTTTTTCGCGGGGGCTTCCTCGCCGTCGGCGAGATCCGCGGTGTAGATGCGAAACAGGGCGTTAAAGACCTGCCCCTTGTCGGCGCCCTCGCGCAAGGCGAGCTTGAGCGATTCGATCGCGCGATCCTCGCGGTCGGCCTCGATATCCAGAATGGCAAGCTGCACCTTGGCGTCGAGCACCGGCGCGAGGTCCTTGGGAAATTCGCGCACGACCTTGCGGAACTGCTGCTGGGCCACATCGAGCTTGCCCATGTCCTTGTAAACGAGGCCCTTGAGAAGATGCACGCCCGCCTGCTGTTCGCGTCCGCCGATTTTCAACAGGTGGTCAAGCTTCTCGTGCGCGCCGTCGAAGTCCCGCGTCTTCCAGCGCAGGTGCGCGTGGTTTAAGTGCAGTCCGTAAACCACGGTGCGCGTGTCCTTGTATTTCTCCAGGCTCGCGGCGTACACCGCGTCGGCCAGTTCCGGCTTTTTCATGCGCTGATAGCATTCGGCCAGGTCCTGCCGCGCGTCGATATCGATGTTTTGCGCCGCCTCCGACGCAATGATCTCCTCGAAATGCCGGCGCGCCTCGTCGTATTTGCCAAGCTCCATCAGCACCTGCGCCAGGGGCGCGCGCGACTCCAGATTGCCGGGAGCTTTTTCCCAGGCTTTCTCAAGCGGATCGAGAGCCTGGTCGAACTTCCCCGCCCTCGCGAGCGCGACGCCCTCGGCAAGAAGCGTCTCGCGATCCTTGGGCGCGGGCAGCGGTTCGGGCGTCGCGGCCGGCGCGCCGGGCGTCTCCGCGCGCGTCGCCAGCCGAACGACGAGAAATCCGAGCACGAACAGCGTCGCGACCACGAGCACGATGAGCGCGTACGAGAGCAGATTCGCGCGCCCGCGCACGAAATTCGCTCCGCGGGCCGCGAGATCCTCGCGCGTCACGACCTCGAAACCGCGGCAGCCCTCGAAGACGGTGTCGTTGAAGATCGCACGCTCCCACGTGGCGCGGTCGAGTTGGCAGTCCCGGAAACGCACTTCCGTCAGGTCGGCGCCGTTGAAACAGCAGTCGCGCATCGCGCAGCCGGCGAACGTCGTGCCGGTGCAATCCACATCTCGAAAATCCGCGTCGGAAAGGTTCAGCGCGCGGATCTCCCAACGCTTCAGCGACCGGGTGTTTTCGATTTCGTCAAGAACGGTGCGGCGGTTCAAGAACGGCTCCGGCGCGCTCGGCGGGCGAGTTTTCGGCTTGATCGGCGCGAAGTGTCGCCTCGCCCCCCGGAGGTGTCAAGAAGCGTTGGATGGCTCGGGTCCGCCGAACTCGGCTTCCTTCGGCGCCTTGGGATTTGGCTTGATGACGCGGATGAGCGCGGGCAGGAGGAAGAGGTCGGCCAGCAGCGCGATGCCGAGAAGGCACGCGGCGAGTTTGCCGAAGTCGCGATTGGCGCGGAATTCGGACGTGACGATGACGATGAAACCGAGCATCAGCACGAGAGTCGTGAAGACCATCGCCCGCCCCGTGCCGCGAAGCGCCCGGCGCAGCGCGGCATCGTGATCGCGATCCTTCGGCAGTTCGCGGCGGAAGCGCTCGATGAAATGAATCGTGTCGTCCACGGCGATGCCGAATCCGATCGCAAACGTGACCGAGCTTGTGGGATTGAGATGGAATCCGAAGATTCCCATGATCCCGGCGTTCGCCAGAAGCGGCGCGAAGTTCGGCAACATCGACAGCGCCGCGAGCTTGATCGAACGGAACTCGACGACGACAAGGAAAAATACGACCACGAACGCGAGGCCGAGATTGGTCACCATGTCGGCCACCAGGCGATCCACAAGGACGACGATCATCGGCCCCGCGCCGGTGATGCGAACGTCCAGGTCCTTGTCGATATCGCTTTCGACAAACGCTTCCGTGCGCGCGACGAGCCGCTGAAACGCCTGCTGCCCCATGTCCTTCGTGCGCGCCGACACGCGCGCGCGCGTGCCGTCGAACGTGACAAAACGCGAAAGCGGATCGGGATCGGCCATCGAGTAGATCAGGGCGTATTGCGCGGCGGCCTGTTGCGTTTCCGGCAGGCGCAGCGCGTCCGGACGCCCGTCGTTGACGAGGCGATTCATCTCCTTATGGAAATCCGCGGCG from bacterium includes these protein-coding regions:
- a CDS encoding tetratricopeptide repeat protein → MNRRTVLDEIENTRSLKRWEIRALNLSDADFRDVDCTGTTFAGCAMRDCCFNGADLTEVRFRDCQLDRATWERAIFNDTVFEGCRGFEVVTREDLAARGANFVRGRANLLSYALIVLVVATLFVLGFLVVRLATRAETPGAPAATPEPLPAPKDRETLLAEGVALARAGKFDQALDPLEKAWEKAPGNLESRAPLAQVLMELGKYDEARRHFEEIIASEAAQNIDIDARQDLAECYQRMKKPELADAVYAASLEKYKDTRTVVYGLHLNHAHLRWKTRDFDGAHEKLDHLLKIGGREQQAGVHLLKGLVYKDMGKLDVAQQQFRKVVREFPKDLAPVLDAKVQLAILDIEADREDRAIESLKLALREGADKGQVFNALFRIYTADLADGEEAPAKKLIATMEKMFADSPEHLASIHVEYGKAAMNAADFDAATEHFRKVVELSTDPVQSAWAAESIEEIKRTAADRAPQGADAAAPSASP